The following coding sequences lie in one Glycine soja cultivar W05 chromosome 16, ASM419377v2, whole genome shotgun sequence genomic window:
- the LOC114390568 gene encoding tubby-like F-box protein 8, with protein sequence MSFRSIVRDVRDGFGSLSRRSFDVRLSGGGKSNSLVHEEHECLPVVQNSRWASLPPELLRDVIKRLEESETTWPARKHVVACAAVCRSWRGMCKEIVTSPEFCGKITFPVSLKQPGSRDGTIQCFIKRDKSNLTYHLFLCLSPALLVENGKFLLSAKRTRRTTCTEYIISMDADNISRSNSTYIGKLRSNFLGTKFIIYDTQPPYNNAQLSPPGRSRRFYSKKVSPKVPSGSYNIAQITYELNVLGTRGPRRMNCTMHSIPMSALEPGCTVPGQPELLPRSLEDSFRSISFARSIDNSTEFSSSRFSDIFLAGKEEEQGKDRPLVLKNKSPRWHEQLQCWCLNFRGRVTVASVKNFQLIAATQPPATGAPTPSSQPAQSDHDKIILQFGKVGKDIFTMDYRYPLSAFQAFAICLTSFDTKLACE encoded by the exons ATGTCCTTCCGCAGTATTGTTCGTGATGTTAGGGACGGATTTGGAAGCTTATCAAGGCGGAGTTTTGATGTAAGGCTTTCTGGTGGGGGCAAGTCGAATAGTTTGGTCCATGAGGAGCACGAATGCCTGCCAGTTGTACAGAACAGCCGGTGGGCTAGCCTTCCGCCTGAGCTTCTTCGTGATGTTATtaaaagattggaagaaagtgAGACTACATGGCCTGCTCGTAAGCACGTGGTTGCGTGTGCTGCTGTGTGCAGGTCCTGGAGAGGAATGTGCAAAGAAATTGTTACCAGTCCTGAGTTCTGTGGGAAGATTACTTTCCCTGTCTCCCTGAAGCAG CCTGGTTCAAGGGATGGAACCATCCAGTGTTTCATCAAGAGAGACAAATCTAATCTGACGTACCACCTATTCCTTTGTCTTAGTCCTG CATTGCTAGTTGAAAATGGAAAGTTTCTTCTTTCTGCAAAACGGACCAGAAGAACAACATGCACAGAGTATATTATATCAATGGATGCGGATAACATATCAAGATCTAATAGCACTTACATTGGAAAACTCAG GTCAAATTTTCTCGGCACCaagtttataatttatgataCACAGCCTCCCTATAACAATGCTCAGCTGTCTCCTCCAGGCCGAAGCCGTAGGTTTTATTCAAAAAAGGTTTCTCCAAAGGTCCCTAGTGGCAGCTACAATATTGCCCAGATCACCTATGAGTTGAATGTCCTTGGTACTAGGGGCCCGCGCAGAATGAACTGCACCATGCACTCAATCCCTATGTCAGCCCTTGAGCCTGGTTGCACTGTCCCGGGCCAGCCAGAGCTCCTTCCCCGCTCCCTTGAGGATTCCTTCCGAAGCATATCCTTTGCTAGATCGATCGATAACTCAACCGAGTTTAGCAGCTCCAGGTTCTCGGACATATTTCTGGCAGGCAAAGAAGAGGAGCAGGGAAAGGATAGGCCTTTAGTTCTCAAGAACAAATCTCCAAGATGGCACGAGCAGCTGCAGTGTTGGTGCCTCAACTTTAGGGGAAGGGTGACTGTTGCGTCCGTCAAGAATTTTCAGCTGATTGCTGCAACGCAGCCACCTGCAACTGGTGCTCCTACGCCATCATCGCAGCCTGCTCAGTCTGATCATGACAAGATCATTCTTCAGTTTGGCAAGGTTGGCAAGGATATATTTACTATGGACTATAGATATCCCCTATCTGCTTTTCAGGCTTTTGCCATTTGCTTGACTAGTTTTGACACAAAACTGGCTTGTGAATAG